In Tachysurus vachellii isolate PV-2020 chromosome 12, HZAU_Pvac_v1, whole genome shotgun sequence, the following are encoded in one genomic region:
- the poli gene encoding DNA polymerase iota yields MDQEEEEDSEWTTLDTGFPVGSVKDKPRVILHFDMDCFYAQVEMIRNPGLRSKPVGVQQKYLMVTCNYIAREQGVSKMMSVKEALEKCPDLVLVSGEDLNFYRETSYKVTELLMSYCPLVERLGLDENFVDVTELVESRRRNTDISELSFVGHIYKHDVSSVAIQDHVSLALGSVIACELREVLFSRLSLTSCAGVANNKLLAKLVSGTFKPNQQTTLLPQSVSQLMSSLNGASGVPGIGYRTAERLKALSVFSVRDLQLFPLRQLICEFGEANAKRIQSLACGIDLSPVTPAGPPQSLSDEDSFKKISTLSEAESKITELLLSLSERMHKDGRLPQTLKLTLRRSSAPSRWFNRESRQSPIPTHTAHRIINGCSEAVPQLVSIAMKLLHKLVDVREPFHLTLLNVCFTNLQTKPSNRNTISSFFTSTHTSTHTPTHTLTHTSTHSLCDAPYSFTQPEALCETMTRKNNKETSSSSSLFFQQTIKATSSVTPVLECSDPNKSTVDSIKSVIVPELPPDVDPDVFRALPWHIQSELMSSFQEDSVERQEHPISSALPTAHTDDLITQPSSGTEEPGDVSAEERVPADPDVPDVPPNVDPYVFSQLPPDMQRELRTEWRQSKLTLKMSQKHTARRTTTAREKRPVVKRSNSGSLLQYFKPSSDKRF; encoded by the exons ATGGaccaggaagaggaagaggacagTGAGTGGACCACTCTGGACACTG GATTCCCAGTTGGAAGTGTGAAGGACAAGCCCAGAGTCATCCTGCACTTTGATATGGACTGTTTCTACGCTCAGGTGGAGATGATACGTAATCCAGGCCTGCGCTCCAAACCTGTGG gAGTGCAGCAGAAGTACCTCATGGTCACCTGTAACTACATAGCGAGGGAGCAGGGTGTGTCCAAGATGATGTCTGTAAAGGAGGCTCTGGAGAAGTGTCCTGATCTGGTGCTGGTCAGTGGAGAAGATCTCAACTTCTACAGAGAGACCTCCTACAAGgtcacag agCTGCTGATGTCctactgccctctagtggagaGGTTGGGCTTAGACGAGAACTTTGTGGATGTGACGGAGCTGGTGGAGAGCAGAAGGAGGAACACGGACATCTCTGAGCTCTCATTTGTCGGTCACATCTACAAACATGATG TCTCCAGCGTTGCCATACAGGACCATGTGAGTCTGGCTCTGGGCTCAGTGATAGCGTGTGAGCTGCGGGAAGTGCTTTTCTCCAGACTGAGCCTGACCTCCTGTGCTGGTGTGGCTAACAACAAGCTCTTAGCTAAGCTGGTGTCTGGGACGTTCAAACCCAACCAGCAGACCACACTGCTGCCTCAGAGCGTCTCCCAGCTGATGAGCAGCCTGAACGGAGCGAGCGGAGTGCCGG gaaTCGGTTACAGGACAGCTGAGAGACTGAAGGCTctaagtgtgttcagtgtcagaGATCTGCAGCTTTTCCCTCTCAGACAGTTGATATGTGAGTTTGGAGAAGCTAATGCTAAACGCATTCAGAGCCTTGCCTGCGGTATTGACCTTTCACCTGTTACCCCTGCTGGTCCCCCACAG TCTCTGAGTGATGAAGACTCTTTTAAGAAAATCTCCACACTGAGTGAAGCAGAGAGTAAAATCACAGAGCTGCTGCTCAGTCTgagtgagag gaTGCATAAGGACGGCAGGCTTCCTCAGACTCTGAAGCTGACTCTGAGGCGTAGCAGTGCACCGAGCCGCTGGTTCAACCGAGAAAGCAGACAGAGTCCCattccaacacacactgcacacaggaTCATTAatg GCTGCTCGGAGGCGGTGCCTCAGCTGGTTTCCATAGCGATGAAGCTCTTACACAAACTGGTGGACGTCAGAGAGCCTTTTCACTTAACACTGCTGAATGTGTGCTTTACCAACCTGCAGACCAAACCCTCCAACAGGAACACcatcagctctttcttcacctccacacacacctccacacacacccctacacacacccttacacacacctccacacacagtCTGTGTGACGCTCCTTACAGCTTTACACAACCAGAGGCTCTGTGTGAAACAATGACCcgcaaaaacaacaaagaaacatcatcatcatcatcactgttttTTCAGCAGACAATCAAAGCCACTTCCTCTGTGACTCCTGTACTGGAGTGCTCTGATCCCAACAAGTCCACAGTGGATTCCATAAAATCGGTCATTGTTCCCGAGCTCCCCCCTGACGTGGACCCTGACGTGTTCAGAGCTCTCCCATGGCATATCCAGAGCGAGCTCATGTCCAGCTTCCAGGAGGATTCCGTTGAGAGACAGGAGCATCCTATCAGTTCAGCTCTACCCACAGCACACACTGATGACCTCATCACCCAGCCGAGCAGTGGCACAGAGGAGCCGGGTGATGTCAGTGCTGAAGAGCGTGTACCCGCTGATCCTGATGTTCCTGACGTTCCTCCTAACGTAGATCCGTACGTGTTCTCCCAGCTTCCcccagacatgcagagagaaCTGCGCACAGAGTGGAGACAGAGCAAACTCACGCTCAAAAtgtcacagaaacacacagccAGACGCACAACCACCGCTCGAGAAAAGAGACCTGTGGTGAAGCGCTCTAACAGCGGCAGCCTTCTCCAGTACTTCAAACCCTCATCAGATAAACGCTTCTGa
- the LOC132854884 gene encoding E3 ubiquitin-protein ligase RNF183, with product MLFLYAKPTTHCELQSTNAGTERERERERVKNGLDRHLERRRKGSGSLHEVSELQSHNDGGSVRREWEVKISSSLAAAPLTHQISVHLTLTVLPHPGMEHSPYAAEGPGVPTEPMPSATDVSIVQGYNPDDLPELECAVCFSQFNNVFNTPKVLQCGHTFCLECLARINIKSSQPESLQCPLCRAYTPLPNFGLPKLDTDVVVLSCLPEAMQHVYSIRFNRNRGKLQVKRIPSSIPASQSNQRRSLDLGGPVSTDNEQDSRRGICPFFSRLLRISACRAVFMMAGMLIMVSLAIGISIIFSKR from the exons ATGTTATTCCTGTATGCAAAACCCACCACACACTGTGAACTCCAGAGTACTAATGCaggaactgagagagagagagagagagagagagtgaaaaacgGTTTAGACAGACATctagagagaaggagaaagggtTCAGGAAGCCTTCATGAAGTGTCTGAGCTGCAGAGCCACAATGATGGAGGGTCTGTACGGAGAGAGTGGGAGGTCAAG atcaGCAGCAGTTTGGCAGCTGCCCCACTGACTCATCAGATTTCTGTCCACCTCACCCTCACAGTTCTTCCTCATCCAGGCATGGAGCACTCTCCTTATGCAGCAGAAGGCCCCGGTGTGCCCACGGAGCCCATGCCGAGTGCCACTGATGTCTCTATAGTTCAAGGATACAATCCTGATGACTTGCCAGAGCTGGAGTGCGCCGTGTGCTTTAGTCAGTTCAACAACGTCTTCAACACGCCCAAGGTGCTGCAGTGCGGCCACACATTCTGCCTGGAGTGCCTGGCACGCATAAACATTAAATCCTCACAGCCTGAGAGCTTGCAGTGTCCTCTATGCAGAGCCTACACCCCACTGCCTAACTTCGGCCTGCCCAAACTGGACACGGACGTGGTGGTGCTGTCCTGCCTGCCAGAGGCCATGCAGCACGTTTACAGCATCCGCTTCAATCGCAACAGAGGTAAGCTTCAGGTCAAGCGCATTCCCAGCTCTATACCAGCATCACAGAGTAACCAGCGCCGCAGCCTGGACCTCGGAGGGCCTGTCAGCACCGACAATGAGCAAGACTCACGCCGAGGCATCTGCCCCTTCTTCAGCCGTCTTCTACGGATTTCCGCATGCAGGGCGGTCTTCATGATGGCCGGCATGCTCATCATGGTCTCACTTGCCATCGGCATCAGCATCATCTTCTCAAAACGTTAG
- the wdr31 gene encoding WD repeat-containing protein 31 isoform X1 has product MGKLQSKLRRRSDLYRAREEVVSTPAAQVVQYEPAHSDAINCVTPLTSDLCVSGGSDQVVVVYDWRAGKVCRCFHGHSKEITKLGCFAGSTWIFSASRDKSVLMWDFTGGPNPIQSFCGHELVVNGVAVSPDGSKLCTGSRDNSMCLWDVESGKCLHRNTISRNLVTHLCWVPGGTSIVQTSEDKTIRVWDSRTWQVTNTFPAKQYIQTHCDVSVNHYHLLSSSNGFGGHGCEATLWDLRQPGCKVVEYRGHVQTTACCVFLPPSIGSPALIASSSHDSSVKIWDQNTAACLFTLYLDGSGPLSSLAPCDSSTLLCASYNSGLHQLQLSQGTSPSVREVARF; this is encoded by the exons ATGGGGAAACTGCAGAGTAAACTGCGGCGTCGCTCTGACCTCTACAG AGCCAGAGAGGAGGTGGTGTCTACACCTGCAGCCCAGGTGGTGCAGTATGAGCCCGCCCACTCTGATGCCATCAACTGTGTGACCCCGTTGACttctgacctgtgtgtgtcgggtgggagtgaccag GTCGTTGTGGTGTATGACTGGAGAGCAGGAAAAGTGTGCAGATGTTTTCATGGCCACAGCAAGGAGATCACCAAG ctgggtTGTTTTGCAGGCAGTACATGGATTTTCAGCGCATCACGTGATAAATCAGTGTTGATGTGGGATTTTACTGGTGGCCCCAACCCCATCCAGTCATTCTGTGGACATGAGCTTGTCGTCAATGGAGTCGCTGTCAGcccag ACGGGTCGAAGCTGTGCACCGGCTCTCGTGATAACTCTATGTGTCTGTGGGATGTTGAGAGTGGGAAGTGTTTACACAGAAACACCATCTCACGCAACCTG gTAACTCATCTGTGCTGGGTTCCTGGAGGAACATCAATAGTCCAAACCTCAGAAGATAAAACCATCAG agtgtgGGATAGTCGTACATGGCAGGTGACAAACACATTTCCAGCTAAGCAGTACATCCAGACTCACTGTGACGTGAGTGTGAACCACTACCACCTGCTGTCCAGCAGCAACGGCTTTGGGGGTCATGGCTGTGAGgctacg ctGTGGGACCTAAGACAACCAGGCTGTAAGGTGGTTGAGTACAGAGGACATGTTCAGACGACGGCGTGCTGTGTGTTCCTCCCCCCAAGCATTGGCTCTCCTGCGCTCATTGCCTCTTCATCACACGACAGCTCAGTTAAGATCTGGGACCAGAATACAgccg cGTGTTTGTTCACTCTGTATCTAGACGGCTCAGGGCCGTTGTCGTCGTTAGCGCCGTGCGACTCCAGCACTCTCCTGTGTGCTAGCTACAACTCAGGCCTCCACCAGCTGCAGCTGTCACAGGGGACGAGCCCTAGCGTCAGGGAGGTGGCACGCTTCTGA
- the wdr31 gene encoding WD repeat-containing protein 31 isoform X2, which produces MGKLQSKLRRRSDLYRAREEVVSTPAAQVVQYEPAHSDAINCVTPLTSDLCVSGGSDQVVVVYDWRAGKVCRCFHGHSKEITKLGCFAGSTWIFSASRDKSVLMWDFTGGPNPIQSFCGHELVVNGVAVSPDGSKLCTGSRDNSMCLWDVESGKCLHRNTISRNLVTHLCWVPGGTSIVQTSEDKTIRVWDSRTWQVTNTFPAKQYIQTHCDVSVNHYHLLSSSNGFGGHGCEATLWDLRQPGCKVVEYRGHVQTTACCVFLPPSIGSPALIASSSHDSSRVCSLCI; this is translated from the exons ATGGGGAAACTGCAGAGTAAACTGCGGCGTCGCTCTGACCTCTACAG AGCCAGAGAGGAGGTGGTGTCTACACCTGCAGCCCAGGTGGTGCAGTATGAGCCCGCCCACTCTGATGCCATCAACTGTGTGACCCCGTTGACttctgacctgtgtgtgtcgggtgggagtgaccag GTCGTTGTGGTGTATGACTGGAGAGCAGGAAAAGTGTGCAGATGTTTTCATGGCCACAGCAAGGAGATCACCAAG ctgggtTGTTTTGCAGGCAGTACATGGATTTTCAGCGCATCACGTGATAAATCAGTGTTGATGTGGGATTTTACTGGTGGCCCCAACCCCATCCAGTCATTCTGTGGACATGAGCTTGTCGTCAATGGAGTCGCTGTCAGcccag ACGGGTCGAAGCTGTGCACCGGCTCTCGTGATAACTCTATGTGTCTGTGGGATGTTGAGAGTGGGAAGTGTTTACACAGAAACACCATCTCACGCAACCTG gTAACTCATCTGTGCTGGGTTCCTGGAGGAACATCAATAGTCCAAACCTCAGAAGATAAAACCATCAG agtgtgGGATAGTCGTACATGGCAGGTGACAAACACATTTCCAGCTAAGCAGTACATCCAGACTCACTGTGACGTGAGTGTGAACCACTACCACCTGCTGTCCAGCAGCAACGGCTTTGGGGGTCATGGCTGTGAGgctacg ctGTGGGACCTAAGACAACCAGGCTGTAAGGTGGTTGAGTACAGAGGACATGTTCAGACGACGGCGTGCTGTGTGTTCCTCCCCCCAAGCATTGGCTCTCCTGCGCTCATTGCCTCTTCATCACACGACAGCTCA cGTGTTTGTTCACTCTGTATCTAG